One Saccharomyces kudriavzevii IFO 1802 strain IFO1802 genome assembly, chromosome: 4 genomic region harbors:
- the SKDI04G0590 gene encoding uncharacterized protein (similar to Saccharomyces cerevisiae YDL186W; ancestral locus Anc_7.301): protein MQCNTSIEDCLDEDDITFPSFSPEVDTQNRFLPRSELPSVRQLVISKQKSRRRRENNVFVGKMEDVLVKWRPPASSHRGAIEAINGTHPYQIDTAQFSSRRSDPFGSTKRDESVRSIIESFTDWWRRNSKIFFNDEVQGEEEGVLAEGNASQRGQELQLFDEDLFSFHLSPNEMSTRNSEHQMQTPVLFPCEVPMRTGPTAAGRKVIDIGDGEELSIYRDIYSNPIPVSYLDTLNLNNSMSLRQMQQQQQQQQQQQQQQQQCAGSSSALECCADSNWVKIFLCHND, encoded by the coding sequence ATGCAGTGTAACACAAGTATAGAGGACTGTTTGGACGAAGACGATATAACTTTTCCATCCTTCAGTCCCGAAGTGGACACTCAAAACAGGTTCTTGCCAAGAAGTGAGCTCCCCTCGGTGAGGCAACTTGTTATCTCCAAGCAAAAAAGCAGGCGAAGAAGGGAAAACAATGTTTTTGTGGGGAAAATGGAGGACGTGCTTGTGAAGTGGAGACCGCCTGCGTCTTCGCATCGTGGCGCCATCGAAGCCATTAATGGCACACATCCATATCAAATCGATACGGCGCAGTTCAGCTCTAGAAGGTCAGATCCCTTTGGTTCAACTAAGAGGGACGAGTCCGTGCGTTCGATAATAGAGTCGTTTACGGACTGGTGGAGACGCAAttccaagattttcttcaacgaCGAGGTGCAAGGGGAGGAGGAAGGTGTGCTTGCTGAAGGCAACGCAAGTCAGCGCGGCCAGGAGTTGCAACTTTTCGACGAGGATCTCTTTTCCTTCCACCTGAGCCCGAACGAAATGTCCACCAGGAATAGCGAACATCAAATGCAGACACCGGTGCTTTTCCCCTGCGAAGTGCCCATGAGGACAGGACCAACCGCTGCAGGACGAAAAGTTATTGACATCGGTGATGGTGAGGAGCTGTCCATATACCGAGATATTTACTCTAACCCTATTCCCGTCAGCTATTTAGATACCTTGAACTTGAACAATTCTATGTCCTTGCGACAAatgcaacaacaacagcagcaacaacaacaacaacagcagcagcaacagcagtGTGCCGGGAGCTCATCTGCATTGGAATGCTGTGCAGATTCCAATTGGGTtaagatttttctttgccacAACGATTAG
- the VMA1 gene encoding H(+)-transporting V1 sector ATPase subunit A (similar to Saccharomyces cerevisiae VMA1 (YDL185W); ancestral locus Anc_7.300), with protein sequence MAGAIENARKEIKRISLEDHAESEYGSIYSVSGPVVIAENMIGCAMYELVKVGHDNLVGEVIRIDGDKATIQVYEETAGLTVGDPVLRTGKPLSVELGPGLMETIYDGIQRPLKAIREESQSIYIPRGIDTPALSRTIKWQFTPAKFRVGDHISGGDIYGSVFENSLISSHKIILPPRSRGTITWIAPAGEYTLDEKILEVEFDGRKSDFNLYHTWPVRVPRPVTEKLSADYPLLTGQRVLDALFPCVQGGTTCIPGAFGCGKTVISQSLSKYSNSDAIIYVGCGERGNEMAEVLMEFPELYTEMSGTKEPIMKRTTLVANTSNMPVAAREASIYTGITLAEYFRDQGKDVSMIADSSSRWAEALREISGRLGEMPADQGFPAYLGAKLASFYERAGKAVALGSPDRIGSVSIVAAVSPAGGDFSDPVTTATLGITQVFWGLDKKLAQRKHFPSINTSVSYSKYTNVLNKFYDSNYPEFPVLRDRMKEILSNAEELEQVVQLVGKSALSDSDKITLDVATLIKEDFLQQNGYSSYDAFCPIWKTYDMMRAFISYHDEAQKAAANGANWSKLADSTGDVKHAVSSSKFFEPSRGEKEVHGEFEKLLSTMQERFAESTD encoded by the coding sequence atgGCTGGTGCAATTGAAAACGCTCGtaaggaaataaaaagaatcTCATTGGAAGACCACGCTGAATCTGAATATGGTTCTATCTACTCTGTCTCTGGTCCAGTCGTCATTGCAGAAAATATGATTGGCTGTGCCATGTACGAATTAGTCAAGGTCGGTCACGACAACCTGGTGGGTGAAGTCATTAGAATTGACGGTGACAAAGCTACCATCCAAGTTTACGAAGAAACTGCTGGCCTTACGGTTGGTGACCCTGTTTTGAGAACCGGTAAGCCTTTGTCGGTGGAATTGGGTCCTGGTTTGATGGAAACCATTTATGATGGTATCCAGAGACCTTTAAAGGCCATTAGGGAAGAATCGCAATCGATTTATATTCCAAGAGGTATTGACACTCCAGCTCTGAGCAGAACTATCAAGTGGCAATTCACTCCAGCAAAATTCCGTGTCGGTGACCATATCTCCGGTGGTGACATTTACGGTTCTGTTTTCGAAAACTCCTTAATTTCAAGCCATAAGATTATCTTGCCACCAAGATCCAGAGGTACGATCACTTGGATTGCTCCAGCTGGTGAGTACACTTTGGAcgagaaaattttggaagtCGAATTTGACGGTAGAAAATCCGATTTCAACCTTTACCATACCTGGCCTGTTCGTGTTCCTAGACCGGtcactgaaaaattgtctGCTGACTATCCATTGTTAACTGGTCAAAGAGTTTTAGATGCTTTGTTTCCCTGCGTTCAAGGTGGTACAACATGTATTCCAGGTGCTTTTGGTTGTGGTAAGACGGTTATTTCTCAATCTTTGTCCAAGTATTCCAATTCAGATGCCATTATCTACGTTGGGTGCGGTGAACGTGGTAACGAGATGGCAGAAGTCCTGATGGAGTTCCCAGAATTATATACCGAAATGAGTGGTACTAAAGAACCAATTATGAAGCGTACTACTTTAGTTGCTAATACATCTAACATGCCTGTCGCCGCCAGAGAAGCTTCTATTTACACCGGTATTACACTTGCAGAATACTTCAGAGATCAAGGTAAGGACGTTTCTATGATTGCTGactcttcttcaagatGGGCCGAAGCTTTGAGAGAAATTTCTGGTCGTTTGGGTGAAATGCCTGCTGATCAAGGTTTCCCAGCTTATTTGGGTGCCAAGTTGGCCTCCTTTTACGAAAGAGCTGGTAAAGCTGTTGCTCTGGGTTCTCCAGATCGTATCGGTTCTGTTTCTATCGTTGCTGCTGTTTCCCCAGCCGGTGGTGATTTCTCAGATCCTGTTACTACTGCTACATTGGGTATCACTCAAGTCTTTTGGGGTTTGGATAAGAAATTGGCTCAAAGAAAGCATTTTCCATCTATCAACACGTCTGTTTCTTACTCCAAGTACACCAATGTCTTGAACAAGTTCTATGATTCCAATTATCCTGAATTCCCTGTCTTGAGGGATCGTATGAAGGAAATCTTGTCTAACGCTGAAGAATTGGAACAAGTTGTGCAATTGGTTGGTAAATCAGCTTTGTCTGACAGTGACAAAATTACTTTGGATGTTGCGACTTTGATCAAGGAAGACTTCTTACAACAGAATGGTTACTCCAGTTACGATGCTTTCTGCCCAATTTGGAAGACATACGATATGATGAGAGCATTCATTTCATATCATGACGAAGCTCAAAAAGCTGCCGCTAATGGTGCCAACTGGTCAAAATTGGCTGACTCCACTGGTGATGTTAAGCATGCCGTTTCTTCatctaaattttttgaaccaaGCAGGGGTGAAAAGGAAGTCCATGGTGAGTTTGAAAAGTTGTTGAGCACTATGCAAGAAAGATTTGCTGAATCTACCGATTga
- the MRX19 gene encoding Mrx19p (similar to Saccharomyces cerevisiae YDL183C; ancestral locus Anc_7.298), which translates to MMPSIFITPAGIRATSRVCYGIRVYSTKLEKVSPQKYLHDPVKLIVIPISDRESFIYYKHTDNLFNTQSKILKTEKWIVEKSKKLWRKLKMSPKSYNKKIVSMIQSLLNSTPWSENSLLTIPSESYILKRIKGETDKAQEIRLTLKDYTVKAKKVDTQPLHIYYPSEISNPDKCLKQMRKLYQDGLIYHKRWTLYCILGLPLTIPLILIPLIPNVPGFYLSYRAYVNIKAYLGAKHLKSLLENPNQNLEFRDLLGYAEVYKRGNSSHSSGSQEGSKDAPKLLLNKKTLPLILDFLKIHELESDLNKVIFQKSKPQDRSRG; encoded by the coding sequence ATGATGCCATCGATATTTATAACCCCAGCAGGTATAAGAGCTACTTCTCGGGTGTGCTATGGCATAAGGGTATACTCAACAAAACTCGAAAAGGTCTCTCCTCAAAAATATCTGCATGATCCTGTCAAACTAATTGTTATACCGATATCCGACAGGGAATCCTTCATTTACTATAAGCATACCGATAACCTGTTCAATACTCAATCTAAGATACTAAAGACAGAAAAATGGATTGTcgagaaatcaaagaagcTTTGgaggaaattgaaaatgtcCCCTAAATCGtacaataagaaaatcGTGTCTATGATCCAATCTTTGCTGAATAGTACGCCATGGTCAGAAAATAGCCTGCTTACCATACCAAGTGAAAGCTATATCCTGAAAAGAATCAAGGGCGAAACAGACAAGGCACAAGAAATACGGCTCACATTGAAAGATTATACTGTAAAGGCAAAAAAGGTAGATACACAGCCTCTGCACATTTACTATCCCTCTGAAATCTCCAATCCGGATAAGTGCTTAAAGCAAATGAGGAAACTCTACCAAGATGGCCTAATTTACCATAAAAGATGGACCTTGTACTGCATTTTGGGACTCCCGCTCACCATCCCTTTGATTCTAATACCGTTGATACCAAACGTCCCCGGGTTCTACCTCTCTTACAGAGCCTATGTTAATATAAAGGCCTACCTTGGCGCCAAGCACTTGAAGAGCCTACTGGAAAACCCGAACCAAAATTTAGAATTTAGAGATTTACTGGGCTATGCAGAAGTCTACAAACGTGGGAACAGCAGCCATTCAAGTGGGTCACAGGAGGGATCAAAAGACGCACCAAAATTATTGCTCAACAAGAAAACTCTTCCTTTGATCTTGGACTTTTTAAAGATCCATGAATTGGAGAGCGACTTGAACAAAgtcatttttcagaaatcGAAACCACAAGACAGGAGCAGAGGCTGA
- the LYS20 gene encoding homocitrate synthase LYS20 (similar to Saccharomyces cerevisiae LYS20 (YDL182W) and LYS21 (YDL131W); ancestral locus Anc_7.295), which yields MTAAKPNPYAAKPGDYLSNVNNFQLIDSTLREGEQFANAFFDTEKKIEIARALDDFGVDYIELTSPVASEQSRKDCEAICKLGLKAKILTHIRCHMDDARVAVQTGVDGVDVVIGTSKFLRQYSHGKDMNYIAKSAVEVIEFVKSKGIEIRFSSEDSFRSDLVDLLNIYKTVDKIGVNRVGIADTVGCANPRQVYELVRTLKSVVHCDVECHFHNDTGCAIANAYTALEGGARLIDVSVLGIGERNGITPLGGLMARMIVAAPDYVKSKYKLHKIRDIENLVADAVEVNIPFNNPITGFCAFTHKAGIHAKAILANPSTYEILDPHDFGMKRYIHFANRLTGWNAIKARVDQLNLNLTDDQIKEVTAKIKKLGDVRSLNIDDVDSIIKNFHTEVTTPQVLSARKNKQNDSDVPELATIPSAKRTKPSA from the coding sequence atgactGCTGCTAAACCAAATCCATATGCTGCCAAGCCAGGTGACTACCTTTCTAACGTAAATAATTTCCAACTGATTGATTCAACCTTGAGGGAAGGTGAACAATTTGCCAACGCATTCTTCGATAccgaaaagaagattgaAATCGCCAGGGCTTTAGATGATTTTGGTGTGGACTACATCGAGTTGACTTCACCTGTGGCATCTGAACAGTCCAGAAAGGACTGTGAGGCCATTTGTAAACTAGGCTTGAAGGCCAAAATTCTAACCCATATCCGTTGTCACATGGACGATGCCAGAGTTGCCGTACAGACTGGCGTCGACGGTGTCGATGTGGTCATCGGTACCTCCAAGTTTCTAAGACAGTATTCTCACGGTAAGGACATGAACTACATTGCCAAAAGTGCTGTGGAAGTTATTGAATTTGTCAAATCCAAAGGCATCGAAATTAGATTCTCTTCTGAAGACTCCTTCAGAAGTGACCTGGTTGACCTTCTGAACATCTACAAAACTGTCGACAAAATCGGTGTAAATAGAGTCGGTATTGCCGATACCGTGGGTTGTGCTAACCCAAGACAAGTGTATGAACTTGTCagaactttgaaaagtGTTGTCCACTGTGACGTTGAGTGTCATTTCCATAACGATACCGGTTGCGCCATCGCGAACGCTTACACAGCCTTGGAAGGTGGTGCTAGATTGATCGACGTTAGTGTACTGGGCATTGGTGAAAGAAACGGTATCACTCCTCTCGGTGGGCTAATGGCAAGAATGATCGTTGCCGCGCCAGACTATGTTAAATCCAAGTACAAGCTGCACAAGATCAGAGACATCGAAAATCTGGTGGCAGACGCCGTGGAGGTCAATATCCCATTCAACAACCCTATTACCGGGTTCTGTGCATTCACTCATAAAGCTGGTATCCATGCCAAGGCCATTCTAGCGAATCCATCTACCTACGAGATTCTGGACCCTCACGATTTCGGTATGAAGAGGTATATCCACTTCGCTAACAGATTAACAGGTTGGAACGCTATCAAGGCCAGAGTCGACCAATTGAACTTGAATTTGACAGACGACCAAATCAAAGAAGTTACCGCCAAGATCAAGAAACTGGGCGATGTGAGATCCCTGAACATCGACGATGTCGATTCCATCATCAAGAACTTCCACACAGAGGTCACCACCCCACAAGTATTATCCGCAAGAAAGAACAAGCAAAATGACAGCGATGTACCGGAATTGGCCACCATCCCTTCCGCTAAGCGGACCAAGCCATCTGCTTAA
- the INH1 gene encoding ATPase inhibitor (similar to Saccharomyces cerevisiae INH1 (YDL181W) and STF1 (YDL130W-A); ancestral locus Anc_7.294), translating to MLPRSALARTLQLQRGVTARFYSEGSTGTPRGSASEDSFVKRERATEDYFVRQREKEQLRHLKEQLEKQRKKIDSLEDKIESMTK from the coding sequence ATGTTACCACGTTCAGCATTAGCACGCACATTGCAACTACAGCGCGGAGTGACCGCCAGGTTCTACTCAGAAGGTTCTACTGGGACGCCAAGGGGGTCCGCCTCAGAGGATTCGTTTGTCAAAAGGGAAAGAGCTACAGAAGATTACTTTGTCAGACAGCGTGAGAAGGAGCAGTTACGCCACTTGAAAGAACAACTGGAAAAACAACGAAAGAAGATTGACTCCCTGGAAGATAAGATTGAATCGATGACCAAATGA
- the AIT1 gene encoding Ait1p (similar to Saccharomyces cerevisiae YDL180W; ancestral locus Anc_7.291) has protein sequence MVRLNHAASYFMPLFCSTRPYIVVLSVLFSISLFLLFYLSSELLLHEYDDPLMFKPNSQDYFRTFLLGLFSPFLYYFLKTFLFNINQRFLILNLIVDFPINDAFMLIILIGLAYPQVQDHEGAAKKNKECSWHIIPRQAYIFGISWALGEFTICIIGNLFNYQEMVDPKVSNGLTRQESANAYSNDNINHNDDRGCGTEHYHNFVKRSDITLSKCIEVRNDSSSISNNVYSSEYHPIKPLHSTSSAYGSVQQQSHENTNQLHVPDISQDDTIIMMNPIDNSLKLTTLDSENLGFPLSEEDPILKKSFGYTWAIPNDKYPSATHSFTHIKRFVGFSTVYQFVMNIFLMVLVVGNNIMLTIGESLILSMYFVYVRGHEELFTPVVNYFGSRTISHFILCVIIPFISLNFILNTMIYLRRELDDWFNDSQGEFEEEVEHAVKKKMAMNNDYQHPLSANYTAVDNPDVINGMGHFTLNSGQFLGDPTLYYGNSNNEYDNMNNDSILLRFCKKLVRIWRALARNDSFVLGVMVSWSLIVFLTGIVSTVYI, from the coding sequence ATGGTTCGATTAAATCATGCAGCGTCGTATTTCATGCCTCTTTTCTGCTCGACAAGACCTTACATAGTGGTACTCTCTGTACTGTTTAGTATTTCGCTATTCCTACTATTCTATCTATCGTCTGAGTTACTATTGCATGAATACGATGATCCGTTGATGTTCAAGCCAAATTCACAGGACTATTTCAGAACTTTTCTCCTAGGGCTTTTTTCTCCGTTTCTTTATTACTTCCTGAAgactttccttttcaatattaATCAAAGGTTTTTGATACTAAACTTAATTGTCGATTTCCCCATCAATGACGCCTTCATGCTCATTATACTGATTGGTTTGGCATATCCTCAGGTGCAAGACCATGAAGGCGCCgcaaagaagaataagGAGTGTTCCTGGCATATCATCCCAAGACAAGCCTACATCTTTGGTATATCATGGGCGCTAGGGGAGTTTACCATATGCATAATAGGGAATCTGTTCAACTACCAAGAAATGGTTGATCCAAAAGTAAGCAATGGCCTAACACGTCAGGAAAGTGCCAATGCATACTCTAATGACAATATAAACCACAACGATGACCGTGGCTGTGGTACAGAGCACTATCACAACTTTGTGAAAAGGAGTGATATTACGTTATCCAAATGTATCGAAGTAAGAAATGACTCATCGTCAATATCGAATAACGTATACTCGTCCGAGTATCACCCGATCAAACCTCTGCATTCCACATCATCAGCATATGGTAGCGTGCAACAGCAATCACATGAGAATACGAACCAGCTTCATGTACCGGATATCTCACAGGACGATACGATTATTATGATGAACCCCATCGAcaattcattgaaattgacAACTTTAGATTCAGAGAATTTGGGTTTCCCTCTGAGCGAAGAAGACCCcatcttgaagaaatccTTTGGTTATACATGGGCCATCCCTAATGACAAATATCCAAGTGCCACTCATAGCTTTACGCACATAAAGAGGTTTGTCGGATTTTCCACGGTCTATCAATTTGTGATGAACATATTTTTGATGGTGTTGGTAGTCGGCAATAACATCATGTTGACGATTGGAGAATCTTTGATTCTATCAATGTATTTTGTTTATGTTCGCGGCCATGAGGAATTGTTTACACCAGTAGTAAACTATTTTGGTTCAAGAACCATTTCGCATTTCATCTTATGTGTAATAATACCTTTCATCTCCTTGAACTTCATCCTGAATACTATGATATATCTAAGAAGAGAATTAGACGATTGGTTCAATGATTCTCAAGGGGAATTTGAGGAGGAGGTGGAGCATGCtgtcaagaagaaaatggccATGAATAATGATTATCAACATCCATTAAGTGCAAACTACACTGCGGTGGATAATCCTGATGTAATAAATGGAATGGGGCACTTCACGTTGAATTCTGGCCAGTTCTTGGGCGATCCGACGTTGTACTATGGTAATTCCAATAATGAGTATGATAACATGAACAATGACTCCATCTTATTAAGATTTTGTAAGAAACTAGTCAGAATCTGGAGGGCTTTGGCAAGAAATGATTCATTTGTACTCGGAGTAATGGTTTCTTGGAGTCtaattgtttttttaaCGGGTATCGTCTCAACAGTCTATATATAG